Proteins encoded within one genomic window of Ascaphus truei isolate aAscTru1 chromosome 8, aAscTru1.hap1, whole genome shotgun sequence:
- the HMG20B gene encoding SWI/SNF-related matrix-associated actin-dependent regulator of chromatin subfamily E member 1-related has protein sequence MSQAAKHLAGVLHPVTKAHGGSFLIAVKQEKVDGPRTSGEKNTGAEEEPVKKRGWPKGKKRKKILPNGPKAPVTGYVRFLNERREQIRAQYPDLPFPEITKMLGAEWSKLPPPEKQRYLDEAERDKQQYMKELREYQQSEAYKMCAEKIQEKKIKKEETNVAAVSTLLNGYKHKSGDFQNDGFSTFDVPIFTEEFLDQNKVREAELRRLRKVNTEFEEQNTILQKHTESMNCAKEKLEQELALEERQTLALQQQLQTLRQVMLCSFVSLPIPGTGETPTLGNLDLYMAKLHNVIESNPAQHEKLVIRIKDILSRINSEHL, from the exons ATGTCCCAAGCAGCAAAACATCTGGCAGGAGTCTT GCATCCTGTAACCAAAGCACACGGAGGAAGCTTTCTTATAGCTGTCAAACAGGAGAAGGTGGATGGGCCGAGAACAAGTGGCGAGAAGAACACGGGTGCAGAGGAAGAG CCGGTAAAGAAGAGGGGATGGCCAAAAGGAAAGAAGAGGAAAAAGATCCTGCCAAACGGACCCAAGGCCCCGGTCACAGGCTACGTCCGGTTCTTAAACGAGCGCAGAGAGCAGATCCGGGCACAGTATCCGGACCTGCCCTTCCCAGAAATCACAAAGATGCTGGGAGCAGAGTGGAGCAAACTCCCACCCCCAGAGAAGCAG AGGTACTTGGACGAGGCAGAGCGGGACAAGCAGCAGTACATGAAAGAGCTGCGAGAGTACCAGCAGTCCGAGGCCTACAAGATGTGCGCAGAAAAGATCCAAGAGAAGAAAATCAAAAAAG AGGAGACCAATGTGGCAGCTGTAAGCACCTTGCTAAATGGATACAAACACAAA AGCGGAGATTTCCAGAATGACGGGTTCTCCACATTTGACGTTCCTATTTTCACTGAGGAGTTTTTGGATCAGAACAAAG TGCGTGAAGCGGAGCTCAGGAGACTGCGCAAGGTGAACACTGAGTTTGAAGAACAGAACACTATCTTACAGAAGCACACAGAGAGCATGAACTGCGCCAAGGAGAAGCTGGAGCAGGAGCTGGCTCTGGAAGAAAGGCAGACCCTGGCTCTCCAGCAGCAGCTGCAAACCCTTCGCCAAGTTATGCTCTGCAgttttgtctctctccccatcccag GCACGGGGGAAACCCCCACGCTGGGGAACCTAGATTTGTACATGGCCAAACTGCACAATGTCATAGAGAGTAATCCAGCACAGCACGAGAAGCTGGTGATCCGAATCAAGGACATCCTCTCCAGGATTAATAG TGAACACCTGTGA